The genome window GAAGGTGGTCAAATTAAAACGGCGTAGACTGGTCAATTTAGGCGGCGTATCCAGCTTACCTCGTCAATCAAGAAAACTAACCGGAAATTATCGGGTTTGTCAGCAAGGAATTCGAGTAAATCACCTACAAGATCAACGACCGATAATTCTTCATTGCCGCCAATAGCCCTTTCGATGGATGCGCGGAATGAACTTTCATCAATGCCAATAAGCCCTTTCGCAATCTGGAGCACATCATTTAAAAATGCTTCTGCAAGGTCGGCAGATTTGGAGTTCCAATCTTCTTTCAGTTTTTCCTTTATTGCTTGTTTGAATTCATCAAATTTACCGGCTTTATCAAGCTGTTTTTCCAGTTTGGCCAAAGCAATATAAGATCCGTTATATCCCTGAGATAAATTCAACTGGCTAAGGAAAATCTTAGTTATCGCTTCCTTATTAGAGATATCCCCGCTGACAGCATCAATGTTGAACATGATAGAATCAATCAATGTGCTATCAAGTTTTTTTGAAAGCTCATTGAGTTTGGCATTGGTGACATTCAACGAAAGTGATACATCGGAGTTCTCAGCACGCAGCGTCTCCTTAAAATGATCAATTGCGCTTTTTTTGTGGTTCTCAGAAAAAGCATAGAAAATGTATTTCAGGAAATGAGATTTACCGGAACCGTAA of Bacteroidota bacterium contains these proteins:
- a CDS encoding P-loop NTPase fold protein, which translates into the protein MKLEKIYSRPIDRRINPVAVVSELNDALVDQEISEYVFTTQIYDFLYTVINNVVAEKDKRTGVWINGYYGSGKSHFLKYIFYAFSENHKKSAIDHFKETLRAENSDVSLSLNVTNAKLNELSKKLDSTLIDSIMFNIDAVSGDISNKEAITKIFLSQLNLSQGYNGSYIALAKLEKQLDKAGKFDEFKQAIKEKLKEDWNSKSADLAEAFLNDVLQIAKGLIGIDESSFRASIERAIGGNEELSVVDLVGDLLEFLADKPDNFRLVFLIDEVSWIRRLN